A DNA window from Gillisia sp. Hel1_33_143 contains the following coding sequences:
- a CDS encoding glycoside hydrolase family 13 protein has product MRVSNLLFLVFLVCGFSVNAQIDHMEPPFWWSGMQQNELQIMFHGKDIAQYDVAVSNDVVINGITKTENPNYVFVTLDLKDVAAGTLKIDFKKKGKVTFSKNYEVKERRENSALRQGFDASDVMYLIMPDRFANGDPKNDSSKEMLEKADRDNLGGRHGGDIQGIIDHLDYIEELGATAVWSTPLLEDDDPTYSYHTYAQSDVYNIDPRYGTNEDYKRLSAEMHKKDLKLIMDYVTNHWGAEHWMIKDLPTYTWIHQFPGYANSNYRMTTQMDQNASARDLRYCVDGWFTKTMPDLNQSNPLVTTYLLQNAIWWIEYADLDGFRVDTYSYNDKQGIAAWTKGIMDEYPNFNIVGEVWMHDQAQISFWQKDSPISAIQSYNSYLPSVMDFTFHDALTSMFNEEDQGWGNGMMKAYENFVNDFLYADIDNILVFAGNHDTNRINQIYKGDLDKYKLAMTLVFTTRGIPQVYYGDELGMMGDKDAKGDGDIRRDFPGGWQGDDASAFTQAGRTDNQNEFYAFTKKLLNYRKNKDVLHFGKLMQFLPEDNVYVYFRYNEKETVMVVMNNNSEDKEISLDRFAEGIKEHTSGTDILTGEGVDLSGKLKINAKSPMVIELK; this is encoded by the coding sequence ATGAGAGTATCTAACCTTTTATTTTTAGTCTTTTTAGTTTGCGGATTTTCTGTGAACGCGCAAATAGATCATATGGAACCGCCATTTTGGTGGTCTGGAATGCAACAAAATGAATTGCAGATCATGTTCCACGGGAAAGATATCGCCCAATATGATGTAGCTGTGAGCAATGATGTTGTGATCAACGGCATTACAAAAACCGAAAACCCAAACTACGTTTTTGTAACCTTAGATTTGAAAGATGTAGCAGCAGGAACATTAAAAATCGATTTTAAGAAAAAAGGGAAAGTGACTTTCAGCAAGAATTATGAAGTAAAGGAGCGTCGTGAAAACTCAGCTTTACGTCAAGGTTTTGATGCTAGTGATGTTATGTATCTCATCATGCCAGACAGGTTTGCAAATGGAGATCCTAAAAATGATTCTTCCAAAGAAATGTTGGAAAAAGCAGATCGTGATAATTTAGGAGGGAGACATGGAGGAGATATTCAGGGAATTATAGATCATTTAGATTATATAGAAGAATTAGGAGCTACAGCAGTGTGGAGTACCCCGTTATTAGAAGATGATGATCCTACATATTCTTATCATACCTACGCGCAAAGCGATGTTTACAACATCGATCCTCGTTATGGTACCAATGAAGATTACAAGCGTCTTTCCGCAGAAATGCATAAAAAAGATCTTAAACTTATTATGGATTATGTTACCAATCACTGGGGCGCAGAGCATTGGATGATAAAAGATCTTCCTACCTACACATGGATTCATCAGTTTCCGGGATACGCCAACTCTAATTATAGAATGACCACGCAAATGGATCAAAATGCTTCTGCAAGAGATCTGAGATATTGCGTAGATGGTTGGTTTACCAAGACAATGCCAGATCTAAATCAGAGCAATCCTTTAGTGACTACATATTTACTTCAAAATGCAATTTGGTGGATAGAGTATGCAGATCTAGACGGATTTAGAGTAGATACGTATTCTTATAATGACAAACAGGGAATTGCGGCTTGGACGAAAGGAATTATGGATGAATATCCAAATTTCAATATCGTTGGGGAAGTTTGGATGCACGATCAGGCGCAGATCTCTTTTTGGCAAAAAGACAGCCCAATTAGCGCCATTCAAAGTTATAATTCTTACCTGCCTTCTGTGATGGATTTCACCTTTCATGATGCATTAACCTCTATGTTTAATGAAGAAGATCAAGGTTGGGGAAATGGAATGATGAAAGCTTATGAGAATTTTGTAAATGATTTCTTGTATGCAGATATCGATAATATTTTAGTCTTTGCCGGAAATCATGATACCAACAGGATTAATCAGATCTATAAGGGAGATCTTGATAAGTACAAATTAGCAATGACGCTTGTTTTCACCACTAGAGGAATTCCTCAGGTATATTATGGTGATGAGTTAGGAATGATGGGAGACAAAGATGCTAAAGGAGACGGAGACATTCGTCGCGATTTTCCCGGAGGATGGCAAGGTGATGATGCAAGTGCTTTTACTCAAGCAGGAAGAACAGATAATCAGAATGAATTTTACGCTTTCACCAAGAAACTGTTGAATTATAGAAAGAATAAAGACGTGCTGCACTTTGGTAAATTGATGCAGTTCTTACCGGAAGACAATGTGTATGTGTATTTCAGATATAACGAGAAAGAAACGGTAATGGTAGTGATGAATAATAATTCTGAAGATAAAGAGATCTCATTAGATCGTTTTGCTGAAGGAATTAAAGAACATACTTCCGGAACAGATATTTTAACCGGAGAAGGAGTAGATCTTTCTGGGAAATTAAAGATCAATGCAAAATCACCGATGGTGATCGAGTTGAAGTAA
- a CDS encoding glycoside hydrolase family 65 protein gives MNQDYIQPDSWSIIEEGFEKGRVKSSESLFSIGNGAMGQRANFEESYTGSSFQGSYIAGIYYPDKTKVGWWKNGYPEYFAKVLNAPNWIGIDVEVEGESLDLNTCKSIEDFRRELNMKEGWLKRSFVATLPNDIKIKVTATRFLSMELDELGAIDYNVELLSGKAKIVFKPYLDSGISNTDANWEERFWKTVAIKEEGHQAFITSQTLKTEFLACTYMQSEIFVNEEKVQADFNSKQEENKIEFSYAVFAEKGDTVKIRKYAGYVTDMNHEKNGLVDAAKNVLATALDHGFDALLQMQKETWVKIWEMADISIEGDVKAQQGIRFNIFQLNQTYSGKDERLNIGPKGFTGEKYGGSTYWDTEAYCIPFYMATKDQQVARNLLTYRYNHLQKAIENAEKLGFTNGAALYPMVTMNGEESHNEWEITFEEIHRNGSMVFAIYNYVRYTGDFDYIPEKGLEVMIAVARFWQQRANFSKAKNKFVILGVTGPNEYENNVNNNWYTNYLAKWCIEYCMQMIDKVKSGHKEDYDRIMGHTNLSDSELMEWKDVADNMYFPYSEEKGVFLQQDGFLDKEIIPVEDLDPKMRPINQTWSWDRILRSCYIKQADVLQGFYFFEDHFKENELEKHFDFYEPLTVHESSLSPCVHSIQAAKLGRMAQAYEFYVRTSRLDLDDYNNEVKEGCHITSMAGTWMSIVEGFGGMRIVDDKLSFSPRIPEEWKGYSFKVNFRNQILKIKVAADKTTFSLEGEEAIKILVKDRLVEVTPNELITV, from the coding sequence ATGAATCAAGATTATATACAACCGGATAGCTGGTCTATCATTGAAGAAGGATTTGAGAAAGGACGGGTGAAATCTTCAGAAAGTCTTTTTAGTATTGGAAATGGAGCCATGGGGCAACGTGCCAATTTCGAAGAATCTTATACAGGTTCTTCTTTTCAGGGAAGTTACATAGCTGGTATTTATTACCCAGATAAGACAAAAGTTGGCTGGTGGAAAAATGGATATCCGGAATATTTCGCAAAAGTATTGAATGCTCCAAACTGGATTGGGATAGATGTTGAAGTTGAAGGTGAGTCTTTAGATCTTAATACGTGTAAAAGTATTGAAGATTTCCGCAGAGAATTGAACATGAAAGAAGGATGGCTAAAACGTAGTTTTGTGGCTACTCTTCCAAATGATATAAAAATTAAAGTAACTGCTACCAGATTCCTTTCTATGGAATTGGATGAGTTGGGAGCTATAGACTATAATGTAGAACTTCTAAGCGGGAAAGCGAAGATCGTTTTTAAACCTTATTTAGACAGCGGAATTAGTAATACCGATGCTAACTGGGAAGAGCGTTTCTGGAAAACGGTAGCTATAAAAGAAGAAGGTCATCAGGCTTTTATTACATCTCAAACGCTTAAAACTGAGTTTTTGGCGTGCACGTATATGCAGTCTGAAATTTTTGTGAATGAAGAGAAAGTTCAAGCAGACTTCAATTCTAAACAAGAAGAAAACAAAATAGAATTCTCTTATGCTGTTTTTGCTGAAAAAGGGGACACTGTAAAGATCCGTAAATATGCGGGTTATGTTACAGACATGAATCATGAGAAAAATGGGTTGGTAGATGCAGCTAAAAATGTACTTGCTACTGCCTTAGATCATGGTTTTGACGCTTTGTTGCAAATGCAAAAAGAAACCTGGGTTAAGATCTGGGAAATGGCAGATATTTCTATTGAAGGAGATGTAAAAGCACAACAGGGAATTAGATTCAACATCTTTCAGCTAAATCAAACTTATTCTGGTAAAGATGAACGTTTGAATATTGGACCAAAAGGATTTACCGGAGAAAAATATGGTGGAAGCACTTATTGGGATACTGAGGCTTATTGTATTCCATTCTACATGGCTACAAAAGATCAGCAGGTTGCAAGAAACTTATTAACGTACAGATACAATCACCTTCAAAAAGCTATTGAAAATGCAGAAAAATTAGGCTTTACTAATGGCGCTGCTTTATATCCAATGGTTACTATGAACGGGGAAGAAAGTCATAACGAGTGGGAGATCACCTTTGAGGAGATTCACCGTAACGGTTCTATGGTATTTGCCATTTACAATTATGTGCGCTATACAGGAGATTTTGATTACATCCCAGAAAAAGGTTTAGAAGTAATGATTGCTGTGGCTCGTTTCTGGCAGCAACGTGCAAACTTCAGCAAAGCGAAGAATAAATTCGTGATTCTTGGAGTTACCGGGCCTAACGAATATGAAAATAACGTGAACAATAACTGGTATACCAACTATTTAGCAAAATGGTGTATCGAATATTGTATGCAAATGATAGACAAGGTAAAATCTGGTCATAAAGAAGATTATGATCGAATTATGGGGCATACCAATCTATCAGATTCTGAATTAATGGAATGGAAAGATGTGGCTGACAATATGTATTTCCCATATTCAGAAGAAAAAGGAGTTTTCTTACAACAAGATGGTTTCTTAGATAAAGAGATCATTCCTGTGGAAGATCTAGATCCTAAAATGCGCCCGATAAACCAAACATGGAGTTGGGATAGAATTTTGAGATCTTGTTATATTAAACAAGCAGATGTATTGCAAGGTTTCTATTTCTTTGAAGATCATTTCAAAGAAAATGAGTTAGAAAAACATTTCGATTTTTATGAGCCATTAACCGTTCATGAATCTTCTCTTTCTCCTTGTGTACACAGTATTCAGGCTGCGAAATTGGGAAGAATGGCCCAGGCATATGAGTTTTATGTTCGTACTTCTAGATTAGATCTTGATGATTATAACAACGAGGTAAAAGAAGGGTGCCATATTACAAGTATGGCGGGAACTTGGATGAGCATTGTAGAAGGTTTTGGTGGAATGAGAATCGTAGACGATAAGCTTTCCTTCAGCCCAAGAATTCCAGAAGAGTGGAAAGGCTATTCTTTTAAAGTGAATTTTAGAAATCAGATCTTAAAGATCAAGGTAGCGGCAGATAAAACTACTTTCAGTTTAGAAGGAGAGGAGGCTATTAAGATCTTAGTAAAAGATAGGTTGGTAGAAGTCACTCCAAATGAATTGATCACAGTTTAA
- the pgmB gene encoding beta-phosphoglucomutase, whose product MSNSKGVIFDLDGVIVDTAKFHFLAWRKLANDLGFDITETQNEELKGVSRVKSLEIILGWGGVTLTEDEFMEQMAMKNDNYLSYISGMTKSDILPGVSEIIDFLKENDIPIALGSASKNARNILEKVGLYQSFDAIVDGNDVSKAKPNPEVFLIAADQLNVDPENCVVFEDSVAGIQAANLAKMTSIGIGEEAVLNEADHVYTDFTEIEIDFIKKLVTK is encoded by the coding sequence GTGAGCAATAGTAAAGGAGTCATTTTTGACCTGGACGGGGTAATTGTAGATACTGCAAAATTTCATTTTTTGGCTTGGCGAAAGCTAGCAAATGATCTTGGATTTGATATCACAGAAACCCAAAACGAAGAGCTTAAAGGAGTAAGCCGAGTGAAATCTTTAGAAATAATCTTGGGCTGGGGTGGCGTAACACTTACCGAAGACGAATTTATGGAACAAATGGCGATGAAGAATGATAATTATCTTTCTTATATCTCCGGAATGACTAAAAGTGACATTCTGCCTGGCGTTTCTGAAATCATTGATTTTTTAAAAGAAAATGATATTCCAATTGCTTTAGGCTCTGCTAGTAAGAATGCAAGGAATATATTGGAAAAAGTAGGCTTGTATCAAAGTTTTGATGCTATAGTTGATGGGAACGATGTAAGCAAAGCAAAACCTAACCCTGAAGTTTTCCTTATTGCAGCAGATCAGTTAAATGTTGACCCAGAAAACTGTGTAGTTTTTGAAGATTCGGTTGCCGGAATTCAGGCTGCAAATTTAGCTAAAATGACAAGTATTGGAATTGGTGAAGAAGCTGTTTTAAATGAAGCCGATCACGTTTATACCGATTTCACAGAAATTGAAATAGATTTTATTAAAAAATTAGTTACCAAGTAA